Proteins from a single region of Ziziphus jujuba cultivar Dongzao chromosome 1, ASM3175591v1:
- the LOC107414460 gene encoding glutamate receptor 2.6-like isoform X2 yields the protein MASQIRIVLFIFLLFGRSKYCFSAVNENGSANSVGGSKKVVRVGVILDSDSGVGRMTRSYISMAISDFYATYPYYQTRISLSEKNSEKDAVVAASAALDLMKNDGVQAIIGPMWSTEAKFVISLGNKAQIPIISISASSPSFSPSQNPFFIRTCRDDKSQIKPLVSIVQQFGWRQVIVIYEDTEFGNGFIPYLTDSLQQIETRVVYRSVISASSKRQSIWKELEKIKAMETRAILVHMTASFGSELFPIAEEAGMMSKGYVWIITDGLSTLLDPIEKNVSDSIHGVLGLRPYVPNTKHLEEFKTRFNVSEINIYGLWAYDTIWALAKSVELVFSHLNSTKTGVGGLRVSELGPQLLEKLLSTRFEGLSGEFRLIRGQLQVEKFEIINVRRTKGEEVIGYWTEKKEIYIDSGGNGKVANSSSIDELKERIIWPGYYHAKVPPPKGWAIPVSGFSYDVFVAALQKLPFDVPHEFFAYVNNSGQMNGTYNDLLYQIKLGNYDAVVGDTTIIANRTAYVDFTLPYSESGVWMVVKVKDEKTKSIWIFLRPLKWTLWLTIAVAFLSTGFIVWILERRTNIDLRGPTHQQLSEVFLFSFLTPVFAHGERVENHWSRFVLTIWVFVAFIVIQSYTASLASILTVQRMQPSFVNVNELRMKDCYVGYTVNSYVRELLTGQLNFKKSRLRPYASHEEFHRALSKGSKNGGVDAMFEEIPYAKLFLSKYCSRYTTVGTTYKSDGFGFAFPLGSPLVPYMSRAILNVTEDHKKMEELELKYFSYQSKCQVYSSTSPANSHGLSAVSFGGLFIMMGLTLLFFCLIFLVKSGCVRTCLRAML from the exons ATGGCAAGTCAAATCCGAATTGTGCTCTTCATCTTCTTATTATTTGGGAGGAGCAAGTACTGTTTCAGTGCTGTTAACGAAAATGGAAGCGCTAATAGTGTAGGAGGATCAAAGAAAGTGGTACGAGTTGGTGTGATTCTTGACTCCGATTCTGGGGTTGGGAGGATGACACGAAGTTACATATCCATGGCGATTTCTGACTTCTATGCTACATATCCGTATTATCAGACGAGAATCTCTCTTTCTGAGAAAAACTCTGAGAAAGATGCTGTTGTTGCAGCATCAGCAG CTTTAGATTTGATGAAGAATGATGGAGTGCAGGCTATAATAGGGCCAATGTGGTCAACAGAAGCCAAGTTTGTGATCAGTCTTGGAAATAAAGCTCAAATTCCTATCATTTCTATTTCAGCTTCTAGCCCTTCTTTCTCTCCAAGCCAGAACCCATTTTTCATTCGGACATGCCGAGATGATAAGTCTCAGATAAAACCTCTTGTGTCCATTGTTCAACAATTCGGTTGGCGCCAAGTCATTGTAATCTACGAAGACACAGAATTCGGCAACGGTTTCATTCCATATTTGACAGATTCCTTACAGCAAATTGAAACTCGGGTTGTTTATAGAAGTGTCATTTCTGCATCTTCCAAAAGACAGAGTATTTGGAAAGAGCTTGAGAAGATAAAGGCAATGGAGACAAGGGCAATATTGGTACACATGACCGCTTCTTTTGGATCCGAACTGTTTCCTATTGCAGAGGAGGCAGGAATGATGAGTAAAGGGTATGTTTGGATAATCACTGATGGGTTATCAACTTTGTTAGATCCAATTGAGAAAAATGTTAGTGATTCTATCCATGGTGTTTTGGGTTTGAGGCCATATGTGCCCAATACAAAGCATCTTGAAGAATTCAAAACCAGATTCAATGTTTCAGAGATAAACATTTATGGTCTATGGGCATATGATAccatttgggcattggctaagTCTGTGGAATTGGTATTTTCACATTTGAACTCAACTAAAACTGGTGTTGGCGGCTTAAGAGTCTCGGAATTAGGTCCACAGCTTCTTGAAAAGTTACTGTCTACCAGATTTGAAGGCCTAAGTGGAGAATTCCGTCTGATTAGAGGGCAGTTGCAAGTAGAAAAATTCGAAATAATCaatgtgagaaggacaaaaggtGAGGAAGTTATTGGATATTGGACcgagaagaaagaaatatatattgattCAGGGGGAAATGGCAAAGTAGCAAATTCAAGCTCCATTGATGAACTAAAGGAGAGAATCATTTGGCCTGGATATTATCATGCAAAAGTCCCACCACCCAAAGGTTGGGCAATACCGGTATCAG GTTTCTCCTACGATGTCTTCGTTGCTGCATTACAAAAATTACCATTTGATGTTCCGCATGAGTTTTTTGCATATGTAAACAACTCTGGCCAAATGAACGGGACTTACAATGATCTTCTTTACCAGATTAAGCTTGGG AATTATGATGCTGTAGTGGGAGATACAACAATTATTGCAAATAGGACCGCTTATGTTGATTTCACATTGCCATATTCCGAATCAGGGGTTTGGATGGTTGTGAAAGTTAAAGATGAGAAAACCAAAAGTATTTGGATTTTTCTCAGACCTCTGAAATGGACTCTTTGGTTGACAATTGCAGTAGCCTTCCTGTCTACAGGTTTCATAGTATGGATTCTTGAACGTCGTACAAACATAGACTTGAGGGGTCCAACACACCAACAGCTTAGCGAAGTTTTTTTGTTCTCCTTTTTAACTCCTGTGTTTGCTCATG GTGAAAGGGTGGAGAATCACTGGTCAAGATTTGTGCTAACCATCTGGGTTTTTGTGGCATTCATTGTTATACAAAGTTACACTGCTAGCTTAGCCTCAATCTTGACAGTGCAAAGGATGCAGCCATCATTTGTCAATGTCAACGAGTTAAGGATGAAGGATTGTTATGTTGGATACACAGTGAATTCTTATGTGAGAGAGCTTTTGACAGGACAATTGAACTTCAAGAAATCCAGGCTAAGACCCTATGCTTCCCATGAGGAGTTTCACCGAGCATTGTCTAAAGGAAGCAAAAATGGTGGAGTCGATGCTATGTTCGAAGAAATTCCTTACGCGAAGCTCTTCCTTTCCAAGTATTGCTCTAGATACACAACCGTCGGAACAACCTACAAATCTGATGGCTTTGGCTTT GCCTTCCCATTAGGATCTCCACTTGTACCTTACATGTCAAGGGCGATCCTGAATGTGACTGAAGATCATAAGAAGATGGAAGAATTGGAACTCAAGTATTTTTCATATCAAAGCAAATGCCAAGTTTATAGTTCCACATCCCCCGCAAACAGTCATGGTCTTAGTGCTGTCAGTTTTGGTGGCCTTTTCATCATGATGGGACTCACTTTACTGTTTTTTTGCTTGATATTTTTGGTTAAATCTGGGTGCGTTAGGACTTGTCTTCGAGCAATGCTATAG
- the LOC107414460 gene encoding glutamate receptor 2.8-like isoform X1, with translation MASQIRIVLFIFLLFGRSKYCFSAVNENGSANSVGGSKKVVRVGVILDSDSGVGRMTRSYISMAISDFYATYPYYQTRISLSEKNSEKDAVVAASAALDLMKNDGVQAIIGPMWSTEAKFVISLGNKAQIPIISISASSPSFSPSQNPFFIRTCRDDKSQIKPLVSIVQQFGWRQVIVIYEDTEFGNGFIPYLTDSLQQIETRVVYRSVISASSKRQSIWKELEKIKAMETRAILVHMTASFGSELFPIAEEAGMMSKGYVWIITDGLSTLLDPIEKNVSDSIHGVLGLRPYVPNTKHLEEFKTRFNVSEINIYGLWAYDTIWALAKSVELVFSHLNSTKTGVGGLRVSELGPQLLEKLLSTRFEGLSGEFRLIRGQLQVEKFEIINVRRTKGEEVIGYWTEKKEIYIDSGGNGKVANSSSIDELKERIIWPGYYHAKVPPPKGWAIPVSGNKLRIGVPFLADYFKGFVDIKWDPKTLKVTNITGFSYDVFVAALQKLPFDVPHEFFAYVNNSGQMNGTYNDLLYQIKLGNYDAVVGDTTIIANRTAYVDFTLPYSESGVWMVVKVKDEKTKSIWIFLRPLKWTLWLTIAVAFLSTGFIVWILERRTNIDLRGPTHQQLSEVFLFSFLTPVFAHGERVENHWSRFVLTIWVFVAFIVIQSYTASLASILTVQRMQPSFVNVNELRMKDCYVGYTVNSYVRELLTGQLNFKKSRLRPYASHEEFHRALSKGSKNGGVDAMFEEIPYAKLFLSKYCSRYTTVGTTYKSDGFGFAFPLGSPLVPYMSRAILNVTEDHKKMEELELKYFSYQSKCQVYSSTSPANSHGLSAVSFGGLFIMMGLTLLFFCLIFLVKSGCVRTCLRAML, from the exons ATGGCAAGTCAAATCCGAATTGTGCTCTTCATCTTCTTATTATTTGGGAGGAGCAAGTACTGTTTCAGTGCTGTTAACGAAAATGGAAGCGCTAATAGTGTAGGAGGATCAAAGAAAGTGGTACGAGTTGGTGTGATTCTTGACTCCGATTCTGGGGTTGGGAGGATGACACGAAGTTACATATCCATGGCGATTTCTGACTTCTATGCTACATATCCGTATTATCAGACGAGAATCTCTCTTTCTGAGAAAAACTCTGAGAAAGATGCTGTTGTTGCAGCATCAGCAG CTTTAGATTTGATGAAGAATGATGGAGTGCAGGCTATAATAGGGCCAATGTGGTCAACAGAAGCCAAGTTTGTGATCAGTCTTGGAAATAAAGCTCAAATTCCTATCATTTCTATTTCAGCTTCTAGCCCTTCTTTCTCTCCAAGCCAGAACCCATTTTTCATTCGGACATGCCGAGATGATAAGTCTCAGATAAAACCTCTTGTGTCCATTGTTCAACAATTCGGTTGGCGCCAAGTCATTGTAATCTACGAAGACACAGAATTCGGCAACGGTTTCATTCCATATTTGACAGATTCCTTACAGCAAATTGAAACTCGGGTTGTTTATAGAAGTGTCATTTCTGCATCTTCCAAAAGACAGAGTATTTGGAAAGAGCTTGAGAAGATAAAGGCAATGGAGACAAGGGCAATATTGGTACACATGACCGCTTCTTTTGGATCCGAACTGTTTCCTATTGCAGAGGAGGCAGGAATGATGAGTAAAGGGTATGTTTGGATAATCACTGATGGGTTATCAACTTTGTTAGATCCAATTGAGAAAAATGTTAGTGATTCTATCCATGGTGTTTTGGGTTTGAGGCCATATGTGCCCAATACAAAGCATCTTGAAGAATTCAAAACCAGATTCAATGTTTCAGAGATAAACATTTATGGTCTATGGGCATATGATAccatttgggcattggctaagTCTGTGGAATTGGTATTTTCACATTTGAACTCAACTAAAACTGGTGTTGGCGGCTTAAGAGTCTCGGAATTAGGTCCACAGCTTCTTGAAAAGTTACTGTCTACCAGATTTGAAGGCCTAAGTGGAGAATTCCGTCTGATTAGAGGGCAGTTGCAAGTAGAAAAATTCGAAATAATCaatgtgagaaggacaaaaggtGAGGAAGTTATTGGATATTGGACcgagaagaaagaaatatatattgattCAGGGGGAAATGGCAAAGTAGCAAATTCAAGCTCCATTGATGAACTAAAGGAGAGAATCATTTGGCCTGGATATTATCATGCAAAAGTCCCACCACCCAAAGGTTGGGCAATACCGGTATCAGGTAACAAGTTGAGGATTGGGGTCCCTTTCCTAGCTGATTATTTTAAAGGATTTGTGGATATAAAATGGGATCCTAAAACTCTCAAGGTCACCAACATCACAGGTTTCTCCTACGATGTCTTCGTTGCTGCATTACAAAAATTACCATTTGATGTTCCGCATGAGTTTTTTGCATATGTAAACAACTCTGGCCAAATGAACGGGACTTACAATGATCTTCTTTACCAGATTAAGCTTGGG AATTATGATGCTGTAGTGGGAGATACAACAATTATTGCAAATAGGACCGCTTATGTTGATTTCACATTGCCATATTCCGAATCAGGGGTTTGGATGGTTGTGAAAGTTAAAGATGAGAAAACCAAAAGTATTTGGATTTTTCTCAGACCTCTGAAATGGACTCTTTGGTTGACAATTGCAGTAGCCTTCCTGTCTACAGGTTTCATAGTATGGATTCTTGAACGTCGTACAAACATAGACTTGAGGGGTCCAACACACCAACAGCTTAGCGAAGTTTTTTTGTTCTCCTTTTTAACTCCTGTGTTTGCTCATG GTGAAAGGGTGGAGAATCACTGGTCAAGATTTGTGCTAACCATCTGGGTTTTTGTGGCATTCATTGTTATACAAAGTTACACTGCTAGCTTAGCCTCAATCTTGACAGTGCAAAGGATGCAGCCATCATTTGTCAATGTCAACGAGTTAAGGATGAAGGATTGTTATGTTGGATACACAGTGAATTCTTATGTGAGAGAGCTTTTGACAGGACAATTGAACTTCAAGAAATCCAGGCTAAGACCCTATGCTTCCCATGAGGAGTTTCACCGAGCATTGTCTAAAGGAAGCAAAAATGGTGGAGTCGATGCTATGTTCGAAGAAATTCCTTACGCGAAGCTCTTCCTTTCCAAGTATTGCTCTAGATACACAACCGTCGGAACAACCTACAAATCTGATGGCTTTGGCTTT GCCTTCCCATTAGGATCTCCACTTGTACCTTACATGTCAAGGGCGATCCTGAATGTGACTGAAGATCATAAGAAGATGGAAGAATTGGAACTCAAGTATTTTTCATATCAAAGCAAATGCCAAGTTTATAGTTCCACATCCCCCGCAAACAGTCATGGTCTTAGTGCTGTCAGTTTTGGTGGCCTTTTCATCATGATGGGACTCACTTTACTGTTTTTTTGCTTGATATTTTTGGTTAAATCTGGGTGCGTTAGGACTTGTCTTCGAGCAATGCTATAG